One segment of Alnus glutinosa chromosome 2, dhAlnGlut1.1, whole genome shotgun sequence DNA contains the following:
- the LOC133860519 gene encoding protein GLUTAMINE DUMPER 6-like, with protein sequence MSSSGTGVPLWKSPIPYLFGSLALILLLISVALIILVCSYRKRASNSAAENDEEKPAKIMNTSVDTEPKIVVVMAGDDKPSFLATPSIPSTCACQQV encoded by the coding sequence ATGTCATCATCAGGCACCGGAGTCCCGCTATGGAAGTCTCCGATACCCTATCTGTTTGGCAGCCTAGCTCTGATACTGTTACTCATCTCCGTAGCGTTGATCATCTTAGTGTGCTCGTACAGGAAACGTGCTTCGAATTCAGCAGCTGAAAATGATGAAGAAAAGCCAGCAAAGATCATGAACACATCGGTCGACACCGAGCCAAAGATCGTTGTCGTAATGGCCGGCGACGACAAGCCCTCGTTCTTGGCTACGCCTAGCATTCCTTCAACTTGCGCTTGTCAGCAAGTTTAA